A stretch of DNA from Lysinibacillus sp. B2A1:
TTACGTGATTGACACCAAAAATATAATGTAACTTTTGGTGATTATGTACATCCCATAGTACTAAATCTGCTTGTTTCCCTACTTCAATGGAACCTGCACGGTCTTCAATTTGAAGTGCACAAGCAGCATTATATGTCGCAGCACACAGGCTTTCTGCAGGTGTCATTTTCATCATAATACATGCTAGATTCATCACAAGCGGCATTGAAATCGTTGGAGAAGACCCAGGATTGCAATCCGTAGAAATTGCTACAGGCACACCTGCGTCAATTAAATCTCTTGCACGAGCTGGCTTTTCGCCAAGATACAAGGCTGTTGTTGGTAATAAACATGCTATGACACCTGAATTTGCAAGCGCTTGAATCCCCTCATCCGATACTTTCAATAAATGCTCAGCCGAGATTGCTCCTACCTTTGCTGCTACAAATGCCCCCTGGTTTTCTGCAATTTCATCAGCATGGATTTTAGGAATAAGCCCCTTGTCCTTACCAGCCAATAAAATACGCTCTGATTGATCAGGGGTAAACACATCGACCTCACAAAAAACATCGATAAATTTAGCTAAACCTTCCTCAACAACAGCAGGAATCATTTCCTCGATGACAAGTTTGATATAGTGCTCTGGATTATCCCGATACTCCTCTGGCACAGCATGAGCACCCATAAAGGTTGGCACAATATCTATAGGATGTTTTTCATGCAATTTTCGCATCACGCGCAATTGCTTTAGCTCATTATCCAAATCAAGTCCATAGCCACTTTTACTTTCGAGTGTTGTTACACCATGCTGTAAAAATAAATCCAATCGCCTCGTTGTTTGATTGAAAATATGCTCTTCGGACAATGCACGTATTTTTCTAGTTGTAGCATGTATTCCGCCGCCAGCGTTCATAATATCCATATAACTCGCACCTTCTAAACGCATTTCAAATTCATGCTCTCGACTGCCGCCAAAAACAACATGTGTATGTGGATCAATCAAACCAGGCGTCACAATTTTCCCTGTAGCATCTACAATGTCCGCTTCCTCTGCTCGCGGTAAATACTTCAGAATCAATTCACGTGTTGTTCCCACATCATGAATAACGCCATCTTCAATCCATACACTGCCTCCTTCAATAATTCCTAACTCTTTCATCTCCTCACGTATACGTGGACCTTTTTTTTCACTAGCAAGTGTCACTAATTGCGAAATATTTTGAATCCAAATCGGCCTTTGCTGTCTTTCTGTCATTCTATTATCCCCCTACTAATACTTCGAGCTTTTCAATATTTTTTAGTATCATAAGTAATTACATTTTCGGCATACTCCTGTATTTTCCCTTTTATTTTTTTAAAATTGTCATTCTTGTTAGCTGAAACTCCCATTAGAAAATAAAAAAACGCAAACTAGAGCATTTTCTAGTTTGCTATTTTTTCTGTTTAGATAAATGATGACAAAGCTCTGCCACCTCATACATGGCATAACTTTGAAAGTTATATTTTTGAGATAGCTCTTGATAATACTGTAAGATTTCTTCAAGCATGGCTAAGTTTTCACCTAATTTCTTACCAAAATTATGCGGGTGCCACCATAAGTGATAAAATGTCTTTGTTGTCGCAGCCTCATGCATTGCCTCTTTAATACGTTTCATTTTTAAGCCCTCTAAAAAACGTAAAGGGCTGCAATATGGTCTTAAAAATGCACTTGAGTGAATATTAATCAATGTATCCTTTTGCATTTCCTCTAATGTGACCAAATGATTTCCTGTTATATTCATATAACTATCTAGCCATTTTTTGATCCTTATTGATCGACCTACATTCTGAGGGCTATATAATGTATGATTTTCATTCCCACGATAGCATATCAAGCCCACTTCTCGACATGCTGCAAAATACGCTTTATTTACCTGATTACGTGGAAAGACAATCGATTTCATTGGTCCAGTAGACTCCTCACAAATCATTGCAGTAGCATGTAAATCGGAACGAAAATCGGCTTCAGTTTGACCTTTTTCTAAACAATAAAAATGAGAAAATGTATGGCTTCCAATCTCCTGATGAGGTGTACTTTTAATTCTCTCAATTAAGGATTTACCAAAATGTAAAAGATCTTGTTCTTCATTTTCTCCAACCTTGGCAAGCTGCATATGAGCTGCATAGCGCATATTGTCATATTTCACTGGGATTCCCCGTAAATAATGAGCCATTTCCGCTTTTGACTCTGCAAATAATAATCCAACCGTAGCCCAAGTCGCATGAATGCCATATTGCTCAAATAACGCTAAAATTTTAGGTAATGCCAAACGTACACCATTAATATTTTTATTGTATCGCCCATATCTAAATGTATCATGGACACCCCAATTCAACTCAAAATCCAATGATATCACGAGACCTCCATGATTTAGTTCTATTGTTACTTCCTCCATTTTTGCACGCCCAGTAACAGTGCACTAATTTTGGAATGAGCAATGTAGCCAGAATAAACATTGACTACCTGACCACCAAAGCTCAATTTAAATTCACGAACATTTTGGTCATCCGTCAGCTTGCCCATATCGTATAAAACAAATCCTTGCTCCTTTAGATGTAATAAATTGTGCCAAAGTAAGAAGCGATTGGCATAACGGATAGGACGTTTTAAATGATCGAGTATTGTTTGAGAATGACAAGTGGCAACATAATAGGACATTGCTTTTTTAGCATGTACAATATCAAGTCTATAGCATAAAGTTTGTCCACAAATGCTTCGAATCTCAGACAACCATAAAGCCCCCTGATTATTTAACAGCATAATGGCTTCCATTTGAGACTTATTAATGGATTCAAGTTTTTTTCTTTTGGCAAAATTATTATAAAACTGCTGAAAGGCGCGTAAATTTTCTTCAGATGGCTCCTTATAAATAAAAACTTGATAGGCTTCTTTTTGAGCACGACGAAGTATTTTTCGGTTGTTTTCTGATAGTGCGAGATACAATGACAGTGCACTTTCTGTAAGATAAATATGAACTGTCTCACTTTTAACAAGCTTTCGGCTCGGTACAAGTGAATGTGTATAGCCAATTACCTTCATTGATTTTCGAACATTTGCTGGCTTTTCTACAAAATAAAAATGCTGCATTGCGATATTCCATCGCTTACTTTTAATGGACAGAATGAACATCGCCCCCACTCTCTGTGTTTTTTTCTACATGAGTTCGCTGAAAACGAGCACATTTGAAATGTTTCATTCGAGAAATAGGTTTATAGCCCAGCTTTATCAAGCGCTTCCGCTTACGCCATTGCCAAAAGTTTGCTGTTATCCAGAGTGTTTGTGAAGGTTGGATTTTTTGAAAAAAAGCTGTAATTATATCGATATTTTTATAAACATCATAGCTTAAAAAATAAGTCTGCTTTGGCAAGGTCTCAATAATTTGCATTTTGTCTACATACAAATTGGACGTATGTAAGGCAAACGCAGGCTGAGTCGTTTTTGCAAAGGAATCTTTATATACAGTATATCCCTTATAAAATAGAGTAATGATTTCTTCCTGATTAAGCTGCATCGCCTCTTGTATGGACATTATCTCAAACAAATCTCCTACAGGCCGTTGTGGCGGGACGCTCTCTGATGGGGATAATTCATATACATTCACTTGCCTAAAACGTATAAACTTTTCTACGAATAGTTGCCCATATTCTAGCCAATCTTTGACTTTTCCATACTTTACTAAGTAACGTAATTGCTCCCCTGTATTGCGCCTCCATTTAACAAAGCGCTGATTCTGTGTTACATATTCCTTTAGTCGTGCTTTCAATATATACATATTTGCCAAAATCTTTGCTCGCCTCGTCCCGCTGCTGACAAGCATTTGTCTTGTAAAATCAATGTTAGAGCGCCAGTCAAATTTATAAGGTTCATAGCCTATCCCCATGTCAAACAGGTGGTAGTTTTCCGAAAAGGCAAATTTAATATTCTCCTGATTTGCTATTCGATCGGCTCCAAATATTTGAAAAATAGGCTCATAGGCAAGGGCATACGTGACATATCGCCCTCGACAGCAAAATCCATAGGTAAAGGCAATCCATTGATTTTCAAAAACTAGTGCATCTACCTTCACTTGCAGTGCTTCCCCTTTAAGAAGTGTTAGACGTTCAAGAAAATCTCGCTTCTTTCCTTTTCTATAAGCACTCGTATTTAGCCTTTTAGTCCACCGTTCTTCCAATAATTTAAACATTTCCCAAAGCTCGTCCTGAGAGGGGGTCTTCCTTATTAAAGAGCCTACATTTCGTAGCATTCTTTCACGATGATTCATATCGTGCTTTTTACTACACTGATGAAAATGGGTATGGAAGTCTATATCGTGAAAGTCTATATAAGGAGTTACTACTCGAAAAATATTTGGAGGTAGTTGCCTTTCTACAAAATATTGCTCTAATATCTTTGTAGACGCCTTGCTTTCTAGTAACCCATGAAATGAAAATAATAGATGCTTATGCTTTTTTATAAGCTGATCAAAGACAAAGGTCGTTGCAGATAGCATGGACTTCTTTAGTGCTACAAGCCCAGAGTAATTTGAGCTTTCTTCCCCTGCAAAAGCATAGATTTGTATTCCCCAACGAAGACGAATCGTAAATGGAAAAAAGGCAATAATTTGACCATTATTTTCAACTGCATAAAGCTCCACACGTTCACTTCGTCCCATAGTTTGCCACCAATTATAAAACCAGGAAAACTCAATAAATGGATTATCATTACCTTCCCTAGCTAAAATGTCATCCCACATATTTTTGTACCACATAAGCTCATCATCAGTTCTAATGCGAATTAATTGCACATCAATCACCTTTCTTAACAAACTTAGAAACAGCCTATTCATTAGAAAATCAACTGCATTTTTAGCACTTAACTCTATATATTCATAGAGATGATTTCTAGAACTTTTTTGGTCAGGTAATATAAAAAAGGAGAGGCTGTTGAGAAAGTTAAACCTCTCGATAGCCCCACCCTTTTATCGTAAATATTCAAACTGCTATTATTTGATGTTCGAATCGAAATATCAACATTTTCGTCTCGAATTTCTAAGCCTGTAAAATCTGTACATGGCATTCAATTTGAACATTCCCCTTTAATGCCTTGCTAATCATACACGTCTGTTCTGCTTTTTCGGCTAAGCGGTAAATTCTTTTTAGTTCACGTTCAGAGAGATTTTTTACTTTAATACTTGGCTTATGGACAATTTTTTCATAGGTAAAAATACCATTGGTAACATCAACAAAGCCCTCAGCCTGCATAGATAGATTTAACACCTCTATCGTTGAATTTTCTAGTAAAGTAGCCAGAGTAATTAAATAACACGTAGCTGCAGCACCTAGCAGCATTTCATCAGGATTTGTACCAATTCCTGGTCCATTCATTTCCCGAGGAATAGAAATGTTCGTGTGCAAATTAGCTGCAGCAATTTCCCCTTGCCCATTTCTACCCTCTGACCATTTTAACTGCATATGAAATACATGTTGAATCCTAAAAACCTCCTTTTAATGATGCCTGTTCAAATAACTTCTTTGCAGTTTAGCTTAGCAGATTTTCATATCAATGTGGTCACCTACTTTAACGCAATTATAATGAGTTACCTGCGTGATTATCCTTTTATCGGAGCAGTTTTCACAGCCACCCGAGCAGTTTTAATGGCTATCTGAGCGACTCCCCCTACCAAAGCAACTTCTTGGTACTCAAGCGCCTTTCCTATCTGACATAACTGCAATAAAAAAATGCCCGCACTCTTTGCATAAGCAAGAGTGGAGCATTTTTTTATTCTGTGGCAGCAACGTTCTTTTCTGTATCAGCATGGCGGTTTTTTTTCGTTGCTGTTTGGTATTCTGCTAAACGAGCAGTTGTGCGCCAATAGTGATAAACTAAACGATCAATCCATAGAAGCGCTTCCACTTTTGTTACAGCTGTCTCTAACTCTACGACATTTTCAACAGAATGCTCGAAATAGGCATTTCGTTTATCGCGTCGCACAGCAGCCATTTCTGATGATGTTTCCATTAATAGAACGGAAATCTCAGGCAAGCGTTCATCTTCATCGATTATCAATAAAACTTCCTCAAGTACCTCTAACCATTTTTGCGTTAATGTGGATTGCAGCTGAAAGGCGCTTGGATTTTGCTCTCGTAATGCCTTTGTCAAACGAAGCAAGTGATCAAGTGCATGTAACAAGGAAATATGTTTATGACGATCCTTCGTGGCCGTTGATTGGATAGCATCCATAAATAAGCGTGTTTTTTCAATAGCATCATCAATCAGATTTAATTTACTTTCAGCTTCTGTTGTCATCTTTTTACTTCGAATAAGAGATACGATTACTGTTGTTAATTCCTTCGTGATGTCCTGTAGAGTATTAAAGGAAACCTCCACAGCTACCCCAGGAATTTTTGCCACACTATCATCGAGATTTCGTGTTAAATGATTCCCCTTCTCTGGTATCATTTTTTCAATAGCCCTCGCAAACGGTCGGACAAACGGCACGAAAATAATGGCACCAATGACACTAAATAAAGTGTGGAAAACAGCAATACCTAATGTTTCATCAAAACTGCCATTAATGAATGTCGTCACATTTTTCGTTAACGCAAACATCAATGTTGCACCAAGCGTAACAATAATGGCTGTGGCCACGTTAAAAAGTACATGCGTCATCGCTGTCCGTTTTGCAGCAGTTGACGCTCCAATTGCAGCAAAAAGGGCTGTGGCAGTGGTTCCTATATTTTGACCAATTACTAAATAGGCTGCCTGTTCAAAATCAATAGCTCCTGCATATAAAGCGGTTAAAGTGGCTGCAATTGCTGCACTTGATGCCTGCATAATCACTGTCATGACTAGACCAAGCACAATTAAAATAAGCTGACCACCTATAGAATCCGCCTGAAATGAATCAAATGGAATTTTATCCTGAACGGATGCCATTCCTCCCTGTAATACATCAATGCCTAAAAATAGTAAGCCAAAGCCTGTCAAAAGCCCGCCTATCGCTTTAAAATCACGTGGAGCTAATAATTGCACAAAGACACCAAGTGCAATAAAAGGTAAGGACATTGTCTGCATATTAATTTTGAAGCCAATAAGTGAAATAATCCATCCTGTGCTTGTGCTACCTATATTTGCTCCAATAATAACACCAATTGACTGTATAAAGGTGAGCAGCCCAGCACTTACAAAACCAATTGTAATCAGAGTTGTTGCAGTAGAGGATTGCACAATCATTGTCATCAATGTACCTGAAAGAACTGAACTAATTGTTCCACCTGTAAATCGATTCAACCATTTTTTTAGAGCATCCCCAGCAAGCTCCTTTAAACCGTTAGTAAGCATGGTCATCCCAAGTAAAAATAAACCAATGCCTCCTAATACATTTATCAAACTTCTAACACTCCCTACAAAATATAATAAATATTTTCTGTTCATCATATGTAGCTGATGAACCTATATAATCAAACGTTACTTAATATTACCATTATTAAAATTAAGAGGGTAGCTAACATTTCTTTTCTGATGCAGTTTTTTTTCATAGAAGCTCTATCGTCTCACTGTCGAATTATGAAAACATTGACATTAAATTTATGGTAGAATAGAAAAAATGATTTTTTAGGAGATATAATGATGATATTAACGAAGCAGCAAGCACTACAAGCACTAAATAAAAACAAATTTATCGGTTTTACTATTACAACAGGAAATATTATTATAAAAAAAATTAATAAAACCGATTACAATATATTCGTTTTTGAGGAAGAGAAAGAAAA
This window harbors:
- a CDS encoding imidazolonepropionase codes for the protein MTERQQRPIWIQNISQLVTLASEKKGPRIREEMKELGIIEGGSVWIEDGVIHDVGTTRELILKYLPRAEEADIVDATGKIVTPGLIDPHTHVVFGGSREHEFEMRLEGASYMDIMNAGGGIHATTRKIRALSEEHIFNQTTRRLDLFLQHGVTTLESKSGYGLDLDNELKQLRVMRKLHEKHPIDIVPTFMGAHAVPEEYRDNPEHYIKLVIEEMIPAVVEEGLAKFIDVFCEVDVFTPDQSERILLAGKDKGLIPKIHADEIAENQGAFVAAKVGAISAEHLLKVSDEGIQALANSGVIACLLPTTALYLGEKPARARDLIDAGVPVAISTDCNPGSSPTISMPLVMNLACIMMKMTPAESLCAATYNAACALQIEDRAGSIEVGKQADLVLWDVHNHQKLHYIFGVNHVKKVWKNGVKVVG
- a CDS encoding polysaccharide deacetylase; this translates as MEEVTIELNHGGLVISLDFELNWGVHDTFRYGRYNKNINGVRLALPKILALFEQYGIHATWATVGLLFAESKAEMAHYLRGIPVKYDNMRYAAHMQLAKVGENEEQDLLHFGKSLIERIKSTPHQEIGSHTFSHFYCLEKGQTEADFRSDLHATAMICEESTGPMKSIVFPRNQVNKAYFAACREVGLICYRGNENHTLYSPQNVGRSIRIKKWLDSYMNITGNHLVTLEEMQKDTLINIHSSAFLRPYCSPLRFLEGLKMKRIKEAMHEAATTKTFYHLWWHPHNFGKKLGENLAMLEEILQYYQELSQKYNFQSYAMYEVAELCHHLSKQKK
- a CDS encoding GNAT family N-acetyltransferase codes for the protein MQLIRIRTDDELMWYKNMWDDILAREGNDNPFIEFSWFYNWWQTMGRSERVELYAVENNGQIIAFFPFTIRLRWGIQIYAFAGEESSNYSGLVALKKSMLSATTFVFDQLIKKHKHLLFSFHGLLESKASTKILEQYFVERQLPPNIFRVVTPYIDFHDIDFHTHFHQCSKKHDMNHRERMLRNVGSLIRKTPSQDELWEMFKLLEERWTKRLNTSAYRKGKKRDFLERLTLLKGEALQVKVDALVFENQWIAFTYGFCCRGRYVTYALAYEPIFQIFGADRIANQENIKFAFSENYHLFDMGIGYEPYKFDWRSNIDFTRQMLVSSGTRRAKILANMYILKARLKEYVTQNQRFVKWRRNTGEQLRYLVKYGKVKDWLEYGQLFVEKFIRFRQVNVYELSPSESVPPQRPVGDLFEIMSIQEAMQLNQEEIITLFYKGYTVYKDSFAKTTQPAFALHTSNLYVDKMQIIETLPKQTYFLSYDVYKNIDIITAFFQKIQPSQTLWITANFWQWRKRKRLIKLGYKPISRMKHFKCARFQRTHVEKNTESGGDVHSVH
- a CDS encoding Na+/Picotransporter — its product is MINVLGGIGLFLLGMTMLTNGLKELAGDALKKWLNRFTGGTISSVLSGTLMTMIVQSSTATTLITIGFVSAGLLTFIQSIGVIIGANIGSTSTGWIISLIGFKINMQTMSLPFIALGVFVQLLAPRDFKAIGGLLTGFGLLFLGIDVLQGGMASVQDKIPFDSFQADSIGGQLILIVLGLVMTVIMQASSAAIAATLTALYAGAIDFEQAAYLVIGQNIGTTATALFAAIGASTAAKRTAMTHVLFNVATAIIVTLGATLMFALTKNVTTFINGSFDETLGIAVFHTLFSVIGAIIFVPFVRPFARAIEKMIPEKGNHLTRNLDDSVAKIPGVAVEVSFNTLQDITKELTTVIVSLIRSKKMTTEAESKLNLIDDAIEKTRLFMDAIQSTATKDRHKHISLLHALDHLLRLTKALREQNPSAFQLQSTLTQKWLEVLEEVLLIIDEDERLPEISVLLMETSSEMAAVRRDKRNAYFEHSVENVVELETAVTKVEALLWIDRLVYHYWRTTARLAEYQTATKKNRHADTEKNVAATE